One genomic segment of Desmodus rotundus isolate HL8 chromosome 5, HLdesRot8A.1, whole genome shotgun sequence includes these proteins:
- the ETAA1 gene encoding ewing's tumor-associated antigen 1: MNRRRKLDDSPGLKNTPRKMAAAAEECSSVVESGKRRLRSARRSGFSRAGGGPPQPVPQQEQLPVAASCSKSNPEEKYETPKRVLKMDLLSSTFSSPNDPDGQNDIFWDQNSPMTKQLGKGRKKKIYTTDTDEISHIVNRIAPQDEKPTTDSMLGVWIGETAIPCTPNVAKGKSRAKVSCTKLKTQNQEEELMKLAKQFDKNMEELDVIQEQNKQNHDFTQMISKVETLNNYKDNVQMRLLYDVVPEVDNAIIKKPMKGNTKVSVGNDQYSSQMPFDQNAEAAFNAIFDGSTQKCSGQLSQDQSDDFWNTINTFGKKSALKKEKIFSNKTQVTEKVPHKPPTSLSHQADTSGRTKSYGTSSTVEPKAFNKHMDAFTTGDFEEDWENLLSNEPFVTQNVEMSEPCLAPEIAQILDQKEICTINSENDKSNSRMNVSLDAGFRDSKILLDVSSKTPTSKLIDTGKYRFLPDSNDKPNKLLSIGNKVKLEKSFNKTIQDKTQDCSVAPDPTKVKEDTHTKFISNVNASQKKSTLNTRHSDEQRNKSIFNQSFKTHSNIVPFDSDDWNDPSFANEIVKACHQLENTWEADDVEDDLLYQACDDIERLTQQQDMRKDSKTSESILEINNSSKHGAQNMFTTSKQESQLVQSTHSNLSNVSAQSSSLTDSSQKNKPIKVQKGEICGNSPSFLGSTTNFTLYSKKSNCLINNLPVSWNNTDIPIQVNSSKSVLTRSSSSNVNSDQMSTQIATYKKKSNTRPLSHRTVADEVQSDPNSTVRFSKYTFTKIKNSPVLSQIIQNCITGSISDTKITQSLEKNRTVNKLCGKAVQQQTLMKPESSKQPSKEEEEKNRKYSPEEIQKKRQEALVRRMAKAQASTVKAAPT; the protein is encoded by the exons ATGAATCGGCGAAGAAAACTTGATGACAGTCCTGGCCTGAAGAATACGCCGCGGAAAATGGCGGCGGCGGCAGAAGAATGCAGCTCGGTGGTCGAGTCAGGGAAGAGGCGGCTGAGGTCGGCCCGCAGATCGGGGTTCAGCAGGGCCGGAGGTGGGCCTCCCCAGCCCGTGCCGCAGCAAGAGCAGCTTCCAGTAGCCGCTTCGTGCAGTAAAAGTAACCCCGAGG AAAAGTATGAAACACCAAAGAGAGTGCTGAAAATGGATTTATTGTCATCTACCTTCAGTTCTCCTAACGATCCAGATGGACAAAATGATATCTTTTGGGATCAAAATTCTCCAATGACCAAACAGTTAG gtaaaggaagaaaaaaaaagatttacaccACAGATACTGATGAGATCTCACATATTGTTAATCGTATTGCTCCTCAG GATGAAAAACCAACAACAGACTCCATGCTGGGTGTGTGGATTGGGGAAACTGCTATTCCTTGTACTCCTAATGTTGCAAAAGGAAAATCAAGAGCAAAAGTCAGCTGCACAAA gttAAAAACGCAAAATCAAGAAGAAGAGCTTATGAAATTGGCTAAGCAATTTGATAAAAATATGGAAGAGCTTGATGTGATTCAAGAGCAAAACAAGCAGAATCATGATTTTACCCAGATGATTTCAAAAGTAGAgactttaaataattataaagataaCGTACAGATGCGGTTATTATATGATGTTGTCCCTGAAGTAGATAATGCTATAATCAAGAAGCCAATGAAAGGAAACACCAAGGTATCTGTGGGAAATGATCAATATAGCAGTCAGATGCCATTTGACCAAAATGCTGAAGCAGCCTTTAATGCCATTTTTGATGGCTCTACTCAGAAATGTAGTGGACAGTTAAGCCAGGATCAGTCCGACGATTTCTGGAATACTATTAATACCTTTGGAAAGAAAAGCGCTttgaagaaggagaaaatcttttcTAACAAAACTCAGGTCACTGAAAAAGTGCCACATAAACCCCCAACTTCACTTTCTCATCAAGCAGATACTTCGGGAAGGACAAAATCTTATGGAACTTCCAGTACTGTGGAGCCAAAGGCTTTTAATAAGCACATGGATGCATTTACTACTGGTGATTTTGAGGAAGATTGGGAAAACTTACTAAGTAATGAACCTTTTGTTACACAAAATGTAGAAATGTCTGAACCCTGTCTTGCTCCTGAAATAGCCCAGATTCTTGATCAAAAGGAAATTTGTACCATTAACAGTGAAAATGATAAAAGTAACTCAAGAATGAATGTAAGTCTAGATGCTGGGTTTAGAGATTCAAAAATTTTACTAGATGTTTCTTCAAAGACACCTACCAGTAAATTAATAGACACtggaaaatacagatttttaccAGATTCAAATGATAAACCAAACAAATTACTCTCCATTGGAAATAAAGTGAAACTTGAGAAATCTTTCAATAAAACCATTCAAGACAAAACTCAAGATTGTTCAGTTGCACCTGATCCGACAAAAGTAAAGGAAGATACTCAtactaaatttatttctaatgtaaATGCTTCTCAAAAAAAGTCTACTTTGAACACAAGACATTCTGATGAACAAAGAAATAAGTCCATTTTTAATCAGTCTTTTAAAACACATTCTAATATAGTTCCATTTGACTCTGATGATTGGAATGACCCTTCATTTGCCAATGAAATTGTTAAAGCATGTCATCAACTAGAGAACACCTGGGAAGCTGATGACGTAGAGGATGACCTGTTATACCAGGCATGTGATGATATTGAAAGACTAACTCAGCAGCAAGACATGAGAAAGGACAGCAAGACATCAGAAAGTATACTTGAGATTAATAATAGTTCCAAACATGGAGCCCAAAACATGTTTACTACATCTAAACAAGAGAGTCAGTTGGTGCAATCAACGCATTCGAATCTGAGCAATGTTTCAGCACAGTCATCTTCACTGACAGATAGCtcacaaaaaaataaaccaataaaggTGCAGAAAGGGGAAATTTGTGGAAATTCTCCAAGTTTTTTAGGTAGTACAACAAATTTTACTCTGTACTCTAAGAAATCAAATTGTCTAATCAATAATCTGCCTGTATCTTGGAATAATACTGATATTCCAATACAAGTGAATAGTTCTAAATCGGTTCTTACAAGAAGTTCAAGTTCGAATGTGAATTCAGATCAAATGAGTACACAAATAGCTACTTACAAGAAGAAATCGAATACTAGGCCTCTGTCCCATAGGACTGTAGCAGATGAAGTTCAGAGTGACCCTAACAGTACAGTTAGATTTTCTAAGTATACATTTACAAAGATCAAAAATTCTCCAGTTCTTTCCCAGATTATCCAAAATTGTATAACAGGAAGTATCTCTGATACCAAAATCACACAGAGTTTGGAGAAAAACAGAACTGTCAACAAATTATGTGGGAAGGCTGTTCAACAGCAAACTTTGATGAAACCTGAATCTTCGAAACAGCCTTCTAAAG aggaagaagagaaaaatagaaagtattCTCCcgaagaaattcagaaaaaaagacaagaagcaCTGGTTCGAAGGATGGCCAAAGCACAGGCATCAACTGTGAAGGCAGCTCCCACTTAG